AGATAAGACTCGCTCTGTTGTTTTTCCGTTCCGGATAATCGCCgctgaagggaaaaaaaagggcagTGTTTATTAAACCGCCCGGAAGGCTACAAGCGAAGTCAGATTCTTCTAGATATCTGTTTCTCCTCTATCAGCCACTATAGGGACTGTGCGCTTTCTTACCCCACTGCCGGGGCCATCGTCTTTTGGCCTCCGACGTCGATTCTTTGCAAAAATGGCAGTGTTAGAGACGCAGCCTGCTCCGCAAAAAGCGCCCGAGAGCGCAACTGCGGAGCCTCGGAAGAAGCTATTCGGCAGAGAGTTTTATGAGAGCTTAGGAAGTCCCAAGTATATTGTGGCACCTATGGTCGACAGATCGGAATTTGTATAGCCCATGCCACTCCTATCAGCGCATCCGGACTAACCATTCCATCTCCCAGGCCTGGCGCATGCTGACTCGTTCGTTCATGCCACCCGATGACCCGAAACCAATACTTGCCTACTCCCCCATGTATCATGCGCGCTTGTTTCGAGAGCAAGCGAATGTTCGCTGGCAACATTTCCAGCCTACCCGAGCCGGTCTCGACAAGAATGACAATTCCCTCTACCTTGACGGCAACCCGGCTTTTGACAGACCACTTATTGTACAATTCTGCGCCAATGATCCTGATGATTTTCTAGAAGCTGCCCGACATGTTGCGCCCTACTGCGACGCTGTTGATCTCAATCTTGGATGCCCCCAAGGTATTGCGCGGAAGGGCCATTACGGAGCATTTCTCCAAGAGGACTGGGACCTGATCTACAAACTGATCAACCGACTGCATAAGGAGCTTCCCATTCCAGTTACAGCCAAATTCCGCATACAGGAGTCGAAAGAGAAGACGCTGGAGTATGCGAAAATGATATTGTCCGCCGGAGCTAGCATAATCACACTTCACGGACGCACAAGGGAGCAAAAGGGTCACAACACAGGCTTGGCAGACTGGAGCTATATTCGATATCTGCGCGACAATTTGCCGCCAGAGACGGTCATCTTCGCAAATGGGAACAATCTGAACCATGATGATCTGGAACGTTGTCTTGAGGCAACAGGCGCGGACGGTGTAATGAGCGCGGAGGGTAATCTGTCTGATCCGGCCATCTTCAGCAAACCTCCCCCCGTTGGTAGCGAGGGACGTGAGTATTGGAGGGGTAGAAATGGAAAGGGCGGATACCGTATCGATGCTATTTTCCGCCGATACTTGGACATCATCTATCAGTATGTCATAGAAGTTCCAGTTCCAAAGCGGAAACCTCTCTATCTCCCTTCAGATCCCAAAGAGCCCGAGCAGGCGTCGCCTACAGTGCCAGGGGAAGCCAAAGCTGAGGATGGCCCCCcgaaaaagaagcaaaaacGGGACAAGGCGAAGAGACCGAATTCTCCCAGTCTCGGAGTGATGCAAGGACATCTTTTCCAGATCCTGCGCCCAATGGTCTCGAAGCACACGAATGTACGAGATGCGCTTGCAAGGTCCAGACCAGGTGATTTAACAGCGTTCGAGCACACTCTGTTCCTCGTCGAACAAGCAGTCAAGGAAGGTCTCGATGAATATGAAGAATATCCAGAGCGCTTTGAAGTGCCTCCTGATGCAGATTTGAAAGGCTCCAAGGCAACAATCGCCGAATATGGCAGACCCTGGTGGGTTTGTCAACCCCACATTCGACCTTTGCCGGAGGAAGCTATGGAAAATGGAGCTTtgaggccgaagaagaaggaactcGCAGAGGAAGATAAGGCTCAGATAGACGATTCGTCGGAGCCGAGAATGACCTCGGACTCCAAACTTCACCCTGCTGAAGCTGCAACCCCGGACACGACGACACCGGATCGTCTGGTCAGTGGTTAGTCCAATGGCTTCTAAATCCTGGTGCCACAATTCAGCACGTATATATTGGCCTTCATCCACCATGACACATGTCGTGGTCTGATATGACTGTAAATAGATTTTGACGGTTCTGCATAG
The DNA window shown above is from Aspergillus fumigatus Af293 chromosome 1, whole genome shotgun sequence and carries:
- a CDS encoding tRNA-dihydrouridine synthase family protein — its product is MAVLETQPAPQKAPESATAEPRKKLFGREFYESLGSPKYIVAPMVDRSEFAWRMLTRSFMPPDDPKPILAYSPMYHARLFREQANVRWQHFQPTRAGLDKNDNSLYLDGNPAFDRPLIVQFCANDPDDFLEAARHVAPYCDAVDLNLGCPQGIARKGHYGAFLQEDWDLIYKLINRLHKELPIPVTAKFRIQESKEKTLEYAKMILSAGASIITLHGRTREQKGHNTGLADWSYIRYLRDNLPPETVIFANGNNLNHDDLERCLEATGADGVMSAEGNLSDPAIFSKPPPVGSEGREYWRGRNGKGGYRIDAIFRRYLDIIYQYVIEVPVPKRKPLYLPSDPKEPEQASPTVPGEAKAEDGPPKKKQKRDKAKRPNSPSLGVMQGHLFQILRPMVSKHTNVRDALARSRPGDLTAFEHTLFLVEQAVKEGLDEYEEYPERFEVPPDADLKGSKATIAEYGRPWWVCQPHIRPLPEEAMENGALRPKKKELAEEDKAQIDDSSEPRMTSDSKLHPAEAATPDTTTPDRLVSG